ACGGGTGATCGCGTCTTGACGGGGCGCCGGGCGGGGAGGAGCGTGCTTCCTATGAGGGGCGAACCGAGTTGCCCGAAGTGCGGTGGCCGGGTCCGCGCACCCGGCCTTTTCGCCGACTCCTGGCAGTGCGCGGTACACGGCGCCGTCCATCCCCTGCAGCCCGTCATCCCGCCGAGCGTCGAGGGCCTGGGCGTGGTCGTCCACCGGGCGCAGGTGCCGGTCTGGATGCCGTGGCCGCTGCCGGTCGGGTGGCTGTTCACCGGGGTCGCGGCCGCCGGTGACGACCGCAGCGGGGGCCGGGCCACCGCCGTGGCCTGCTCGGGCCCCGGGCCCCTGGGCGGCATCGGAGAGCTGCTGCTGATCGCCGAGGAGCTGGGCGTCGGACTCGGCGCCCGGTACGCGGGGATCGACGCGCCCGACCCGGGCCCCCACATGGACGTCTCCGGTGCGCCGCACGCCAAGGTCGTCGCCGCCGGCCGGCCGACACCGCTGTGGCACGTCACCGGCACCCCGGACGACCGCGCCGTCTTCGCCGGCGAGGCGCGCGGGCTGTGGCTGTGGGCGATCGTCTGGCCCGAACAGTCGGGGCTGCTGATGTACGACGAGCTGGTCCTGACGGATCTGCGCGACGCGGGCGCCGAGGTCGAACTCCTTCCCTGTGGCGCCCTGAGCCCCCGGATCCTCGGCCCGTCCTGACCGTCCCCGCCGTGCGGTGGGGCCGTGGGGCTCGCGGGGCTGGGTATTCTGGAGTGTCCCCCCGTCCGTACGAGAACCATGGAGCACGGCTGTGCGCATCGACCTGCACGCCCACTCCACGGCATCCGACGGCACGGACACCCCCGCCGAGCTGGTCCGCAACGCGGCCGCCGCCGGGCTCGACGTGGTCGCGCTGACCGACCACGACACCGTCGGGGGATACGCCGAGGCCGTCGCCCACGTGCCGGCCGGCCTCACCCTCGTCACCGGGGCGGAACTCAGCTGCCGACTCGACGGCGTCGGCATGCACATGCTCGCGTACCTCTTCGATCCCGAGGAGCCCGAGTTCGCCCGTGAGCGGGAGCTGGTCCGCGACGACCGCACCCCCCGCGCGCAGGCCATGATCGGCAAGCTGCGGGACCTCGGCGTGGACATCACCTGGGAGCGGGTCTCCCGCATCGCGGGCGACGGTTCCGTGGGGCGTCCGCACATCGCCACCGCCATGGTGGACCTGGGTGTCGTGCCCACCGTGTCCGACGCGTTCACCGCGGACTGGCTCGCCGACGGCGGTCGCGCCTACGCCGGCAAGCACGAGCTGGACCCCTTCGACGCCGTCCGCCTCGTCAAGGCCGCCGGCGGGGTCACCGTCTTCGCGCACCCCGCCGCGGTCAAGCGCGGGCGGGTCGTCCCCGAGGCCGCCATCGCGGCCCTGGCGGACGCCGGGCTGGACGGCATCGAGGTGGACCACATGGACCACGACGCGGACACCCGGGCCCGACTGCGCGCACTGGCCGCGGACCTGGGCCTGCTGACCACGGGGTCCAGCGACTACCACGGCACCCGCAAGTCCTGTCGCCTCGGCGAGTACACCACCGACCCCGAGATCTACGGCGAGATCACGCGCCGCTCCACCGGGGCGTTCCCCGTGCCCGGCGCCGGCGGACGGGTCGCGTAACGAGGACCGGCTCCTCGCCCGCCCCGCACTCCCCTCTTGCTTCACACCTCTCTCCTGCAAGGCATCACTGTGTTTGA
This region of Streptomyces sp. NBC_00513 genomic DNA includes:
- a CDS encoding DUF6758 family protein is translated as MRGEPSCPKCGGRVRAPGLFADSWQCAVHGAVHPLQPVIPPSVEGLGVVVHRAQVPVWMPWPLPVGWLFTGVAAAGDDRSGGRATAVACSGPGPLGGIGELLLIAEELGVGLGARYAGIDAPDPGPHMDVSGAPHAKVVAAGRPTPLWHVTGTPDDRAVFAGEARGLWLWAIVWPEQSGLLMYDELVLTDLRDAGAEVELLPCGALSPRILGPS
- a CDS encoding PHP domain-containing protein, whose protein sequence is MRIDLHAHSTASDGTDTPAELVRNAAAAGLDVVALTDHDTVGGYAEAVAHVPAGLTLVTGAELSCRLDGVGMHMLAYLFDPEEPEFARERELVRDDRTPRAQAMIGKLRDLGVDITWERVSRIAGDGSVGRPHIATAMVDLGVVPTVSDAFTADWLADGGRAYAGKHELDPFDAVRLVKAAGGVTVFAHPAAVKRGRVVPEAAIAALADAGLDGIEVDHMDHDADTRARLRALAADLGLLTTGSSDYHGTRKSCRLGEYTTDPEIYGEITRRSTGAFPVPGAGGRVA